One Pempheris klunzingeri isolate RE-2024b chromosome 22, fPemKlu1.hap1, whole genome shotgun sequence DNA segment encodes these proteins:
- the atp6v1f gene encoding V-type proton ATPase subunit F, with protein sequence MAGRGKLIAVIGDEDTCTGFLLGGIGELNKNRKPNFLVVEKDTSITEIEETFKSFLSRNDIGIILINQFIAEMIRHAIDAHMQSIPAVLEIPSKEHPYDASKDSILRRAKGMFSAEDFR encoded by the exons ATGGCCGGCCGCGGGAAACTGATCGCCGTGATCGGTGACGAGGACACGTGCACGGGCTTCCTGCTCGGTGGGATCGGGGAGCTCAACAAGAACCGGAAACCGAACTTCTTGGTGGTGGAGAAGGACACGAGCATCACGGAGATCGAAGAGACCTTCAA GAGCTTCCTGTCGCGGAACGACATTGGCATCATCCTTATTAACCAGTTCATCGCCGAGATGATCCGTCACGCCATTGACGCCCACATGCAGTCCATCCCAGCCGTGTTGGAGATCCCGTCCAAAGAACATCCGTACGACGCGTCCAAGGACTCCATCCTGCGCCGCGCCAAGGGCATGTTCTCCGCTGAGGACTTCCGATAA
- the lamtor4 gene encoding ragulator complex protein LAMTOR4, which produces MTTAALTAGLERIPDQLGYLVISEDGVLASAGELENDEHTAGVMMQMVRTASRFRLPGSAEPPFKRMSVVLEDFVYTVTVSGQKVFVVKRQNNQQEPISI; this is translated from the exons atg ACCACCGCAGCTCTGACTGCGGGTCTGGAGCGGATCCCGGATCAGCTCGGGTACCTGGTCATCAGCGAGGACGGAGTCCTGGCC TCTGCAGGTGAGCTGGAGAACGATGAGCACACAGCAGGTGTGATGATGCAGATGGTTCGAACAGCCAGTCGGTTCAGGTTACCTGGATCAGCTGAGCCGCCCTTCAAACGCATGTCAG TGGTTCTGGAGGACTTCGTCTACACGGTGACAGTTTCTGGTCAGAAGGTTTTTGTGGTCAAACGTCAGAACAACCAGCAGGAGCCAATCAGCATTTAG